A portion of the Carya illinoinensis cultivar Pawnee chromosome 11, C.illinoinensisPawnee_v1, whole genome shotgun sequence genome contains these proteins:
- the LOC122280589 gene encoding RING-H2 finger protein ATL79-like: MRPVPEPVAVVAAAAAPYVIHIPPPISSTTTTTSRCETHACRRQPHSNSSGDFEANVAIVLIVLLCALICALALNGAIRCFLRGGNDRHPPPNDSSSLPEREQQLRHQRKDAMEKGAADDPLVAAPTLVFSAGMKLAGTEAECAICLSEFVDGERIRVLGKCTHGFHAHCIEEWFSSQASCPTCRSSCLPASPSSQLPST; encoded by the coding sequence ATGCGACCAGTACCAGAACCAGTAGCAGTAGTTGCGGCAGCCGCAGCTCCATATGTAATACACATCCCTCCACCAATCTCCTCTACAACAACGACAACATCAAGATGTGAAACACACGCTTGCAGGCGACAACCCCACTCAAATTCTTCGGGAGATTTTGAAGCAAACGTGGCTATAGTCCTCATCGTCCTCCTCTGCGCACTTATATGTGCTCTGGCTCTCAATGGCGCCATCCGCTGCTTTCTACGCGGTGGTAATGATCGCCACCCACCACCAAATGACAGCAGCAGCCTCCCCGAAAGAGAACAACAGCTACGGCATCAACGGAAGGATGCCATGGAGAAAGGGGCAGCTGATGATCCGTTGGTGGCAGCTCCCACGCTGGTGTTCTCGGCTGGGATGAAGCTGGCTGGTACAGAGGCCGAGTGTGCCATTTGCTTGTCAGAGTTCGTGGACGGAGAGCGCATTCGGGTGTTGGGAAAGTGTACGCATGGGTTCCACGCACACTGCATCGAGGAATGGTTCTCCTCCCAAGCCTCGTGCCCCACTTGCCGCAGCAGCTGTCTCCCTGCCTCGCCATCTTCACAGCTACCATCCACGTAA
- the LOC122281675 gene encoding dehydrogenase/reductase SDR family member on chromosome X-like isoform X1, whose amino-acid sequence MMGIMMAIKELWNALQFICSVEFWRMSVFWTLSLLVSYCRLLLAPKSQSYPRCPPATLINNKPVCIITAFGCRLHLGWVRPLLMLFQRKVSALFWRVAEFILSAVGRSSDLLLKTVLEITSSNKDAQLKAFRVDISSFQSILNFKRSLQQWLSDTKMHSSVQLLINNAGILGTSYRLTAEGYDQMMATNYIGAFCLAKLLLPLLTNSPVPSRIVNVTSFTHRSVFNMQVDKETVTGKCFLRPKQYPCARIYENSKLCLLLFSYELHRQLGLMEKPHQVSVIAADPGVVQTNIMREVPPCLSHVAFMVLKLLGLLQSPEKGISSIIDAALAPPDKSGVYFFGGKGRTLNSSVLSHNTKLAQELWTTSCDLFLQSQLVVEPIST is encoded by the exons ATGATGGGTATAATGATGGCGATTAAGGAATTGTGGAACGCTCTGCAATTCATTTGCTCCGTAGAATTCTGGAGGATGTCGGTGTTTTGGACGCTCTCTCTCCTCGTCTCCTATTGCCGCTTATTGCTCGCTCCTAAATCCCAGTCCTACCCACGATGTCCTCCTGCAACTCTTATCAATAACAAGCCCGTCTGCATTATCACCG CTTTTGGCTGCAGGCTACATCTGGGCTGGGTAAGGCCGCTGCTTATGCTCTTTCAAAGGAAGGTTTCTGCGTTGTTCTGG CGTGTAGCTGAATTCATTCTGTCTGCAGTTGGACGGTCCTCTGATTTGTTATTGAAG ACTGTTCTTGAGATAACAAGTTCGAATAAAGATGCCCAACTCAAAGCTTTTCGGGTTGACATATCATCTTTCCAGTCAATATTGAACTTCAAACGCTCCCTTCAGCAGTGGCTTTCAGATACAAAAATGCATTCTTCAGTCCAATTATTGATTAACAATGCTGGGATACTAGGAACATCGTATAGACTCACAGCTGAAGGCTATGATCA GATGATGGCTACGAACTACATTGGTGCATTCTGCCTGGCCAAACTTCTACTTCCACTCCTCACAAACAGTCCTGTTCCTTCCCGGATTGTGAATGTTACATCCTTTACGCATCGAAGTG TTTTTAATATGCAGGTTGACAAGGAAACTGTCACTGGGAAGTGCTTCTTAAGACCAAAACAATACCCATGTGCTCGTATCTATGAGAACTCCAAAT TATGCCTACTGTTGTTCTCTTATGAGCTTCACCGACAACTTGGTTTGATGGAAAAACCTCATCAGGTCTCTGTCAT TGCTGCGGATCCTGGAGTAGTGCAAACCAATATTATGCGTGAAGTTCCTCCATGTCTTTCCCATGTAGCTTTTATGGTCTTGAAACTTCTGGGCCTTTTGCAATCACCTGAAAAAGGCATCAGCTCTATCATTGATGCAGCCCTTGCCCCACCA gaCAAATCTGGGGTATACTTTTTTGGTGGAAAGGGTAGAACTCTCAACTCTTCGGTGCTGTCGCACAACACAAAACTTGCACAAGAGCTTTGGACTACTTCATGTGATCTGTTTTTGCAGTCTCAGCTTGTTGTCGAGCCAATTTCCACTTGA
- the LOC122281675 gene encoding dehydrogenase/reductase SDR family member on chromosome X-like isoform X2 yields the protein MMGIMMAIKELWNALQFICSVEFWRMSVFWTLSLLVSYCRLLLAPKSQSYPRCPPATLINNKPVCIITGATSGLGKAAAYALSKEGFCVVLVGRSSDLLLKTVLEITSSNKDAQLKAFRVDISSFQSILNFKRSLQQWLSDTKMHSSVQLLINNAGILGTSYRLTAEGYDQMMATNYIGAFCLAKLLLPLLTNSPVPSRIVNVTSFTHRSVFNMQVDKETVTGKCFLRPKQYPCARIYENSKLCLLLFSYELHRQLGLMEKPHQVSVIAADPGVVQTNIMREVPPCLSHVAFMVLKLLGLLQSPEKGISSIIDAALAPPDKSGVYFFGGKGRTLNSSVLSHNTKLAQELWTTSCDLFLQSQLVVEPIST from the exons ATGATGGGTATAATGATGGCGATTAAGGAATTGTGGAACGCTCTGCAATTCATTTGCTCCGTAGAATTCTGGAGGATGTCGGTGTTTTGGACGCTCTCTCTCCTCGTCTCCTATTGCCGCTTATTGCTCGCTCCTAAATCCCAGTCCTACCCACGATGTCCTCCTGCAACTCTTATCAATAACAAGCCCGTCTGCATTATCACCGGT GCTACATCTGGGCTGGGTAAGGCCGCTGCTTATGCTCTTTCAAAGGAAGGTTTCTGCGTTGTTCTGG TTGGACGGTCCTCTGATTTGTTATTGAAG ACTGTTCTTGAGATAACAAGTTCGAATAAAGATGCCCAACTCAAAGCTTTTCGGGTTGACATATCATCTTTCCAGTCAATATTGAACTTCAAACGCTCCCTTCAGCAGTGGCTTTCAGATACAAAAATGCATTCTTCAGTCCAATTATTGATTAACAATGCTGGGATACTAGGAACATCGTATAGACTCACAGCTGAAGGCTATGATCA GATGATGGCTACGAACTACATTGGTGCATTCTGCCTGGCCAAACTTCTACTTCCACTCCTCACAAACAGTCCTGTTCCTTCCCGGATTGTGAATGTTACATCCTTTACGCATCGAAGTG TTTTTAATATGCAGGTTGACAAGGAAACTGTCACTGGGAAGTGCTTCTTAAGACCAAAACAATACCCATGTGCTCGTATCTATGAGAACTCCAAAT TATGCCTACTGTTGTTCTCTTATGAGCTTCACCGACAACTTGGTTTGATGGAAAAACCTCATCAGGTCTCTGTCAT TGCTGCGGATCCTGGAGTAGTGCAAACCAATATTATGCGTGAAGTTCCTCCATGTCTTTCCCATGTAGCTTTTATGGTCTTGAAACTTCTGGGCCTTTTGCAATCACCTGAAAAAGGCATCAGCTCTATCATTGATGCAGCCCTTGCCCCACCA gaCAAATCTGGGGTATACTTTTTTGGTGGAAAGGGTAGAACTCTCAACTCTTCGGTGCTGTCGCACAACACAAAACTTGCACAAGAGCTTTGGACTACTTCATGTGATCTGTTTTTGCAGTCTCAGCTTGTTGTCGAGCCAATTTCCACTTGA
- the LOC122281675 gene encoding dehydrogenase/reductase SDR family member on chromosome X-like isoform X3, with protein MLFQRKVSALFWRVAEFILSAVGRSSDLLLKTVLEITSSNKDAQLKAFRVDISSFQSILNFKRSLQQWLSDTKMHSSVQLLINNAGILGTSYRLTAEGYDQMMATNYIGAFCLAKLLLPLLTNSPVPSRIVNVTSFTHRSVFNMQVDKETVTGKCFLRPKQYPCARIYENSKLCLLLFSYELHRQLGLMEKPHQVSVIAADPGVVQTNIMREVPPCLSHVAFMVLKLLGLLQSPEKGISSIIDAALAPPDKSGVYFFGGKGRTLNSSVLSHNTKLAQELWTTSCDLFLQSQLVVEPIST; from the exons ATGCTCTTTCAAAGGAAGGTTTCTGCGTTGTTCTGG CGTGTAGCTGAATTCATTCTGTCTGCAGTTGGACGGTCCTCTGATTTGTTATTGAAG ACTGTTCTTGAGATAACAAGTTCGAATAAAGATGCCCAACTCAAAGCTTTTCGGGTTGACATATCATCTTTCCAGTCAATATTGAACTTCAAACGCTCCCTTCAGCAGTGGCTTTCAGATACAAAAATGCATTCTTCAGTCCAATTATTGATTAACAATGCTGGGATACTAGGAACATCGTATAGACTCACAGCTGAAGGCTATGATCA GATGATGGCTACGAACTACATTGGTGCATTCTGCCTGGCCAAACTTCTACTTCCACTCCTCACAAACAGTCCTGTTCCTTCCCGGATTGTGAATGTTACATCCTTTACGCATCGAAGTG TTTTTAATATGCAGGTTGACAAGGAAACTGTCACTGGGAAGTGCTTCTTAAGACCAAAACAATACCCATGTGCTCGTATCTATGAGAACTCCAAAT TATGCCTACTGTTGTTCTCTTATGAGCTTCACCGACAACTTGGTTTGATGGAAAAACCTCATCAGGTCTCTGTCAT TGCTGCGGATCCTGGAGTAGTGCAAACCAATATTATGCGTGAAGTTCCTCCATGTCTTTCCCATGTAGCTTTTATGGTCTTGAAACTTCTGGGCCTTTTGCAATCACCTGAAAAAGGCATCAGCTCTATCATTGATGCAGCCCTTGCCCCACCA gaCAAATCTGGGGTATACTTTTTTGGTGGAAAGGGTAGAACTCTCAACTCTTCGGTGCTGTCGCACAACACAAAACTTGCACAAGAGCTTTGGACTACTTCATGTGATCTGTTTTTGCAGTCTCAGCTTGTTGTCGAGCCAATTTCCACTTGA
- the LOC122281676 gene encoding uncharacterized protein LOC122281676, with translation MWFGGGGASWTSGAGMLTATTFVRHFSRKRAENLRKINPKVTRQEASSIAQEIYHLIKQNGPLTVSNAWIHVQESGISGLNSKTHMKLMLKWMRGRKMLKLFCNHVGSSKKFLLSTLPEEPQTEQLKHPSEMKLQNEKPSIKGRKKTG, from the exons ATGTGGTTCGGAGGCGGTGGAGCTTCTTGGACCAGTGGTGCTGGTATGCTTACTGCTACAACGTTCGTGCGGCATTTCTCGCGAAAGCGCGCGGAGAATCTGAGGAAAATCAACCCCAAGGTGACTCGTCAAGAGGCCTCTTCCATTGCTCAAGAAATCTACCATCTCATCAAGCAGAACGGTCCTCTTACTGTCTCCAATGCTTGGATTCACGTTCAG GAATCTGGTATCAGTGGATTGAACAGCAAGACACACATGAAACTAATGCTCAAATGGATGAGGGGGAGGAAGATGCTGAAGCTATTCTGCAACCATGTTGGTTCTAGCAAGAAATTTCTGCTGTCCACTTTGCCTGAAGAACCACAAACTGAACAGTTGAAACATCCCTCCGAAATGAAACTTCAGAATGAGAAGCCTTCCATAAAGGGGAGAAAGAAAACTGGATAA
- the LOC122282400 gene encoding probable cinnamyl alcohol dehydrogenase 1 has translation MSILVLEYRYCFSILDDYPLTLAAPLLYAGITVYAPMVCHKMNQPGKSLGVIGLGGLGHMEVKFGKVLALAKSLDFIVDTASGDHPFDPYMSQLKIGGVLALAGFPGEVKFSPANLNIGMRTVSGSIAVGTKVTQEMIDFCATRKVYPMIEVIPIEYANKAIERVLKRDVKYRFMIDIEKSLK, from the exons ATGTCAATTTTGGTGTTGGAATATAGGTACTGCTTCAGCATACTTGATGACTATCCATTGACTTTAGCAGCTCCTTTGCTTTATGCTGGAATTACCGTGTATGCTCCCATGGTGTGCCACAAGATGAACCAACCTGGTAAATCTTTAGGAGTGATTGGGCTTGGAGGTCTTGGTCacatggaagtgaagtttgggaAGGTTTTGG CCCTGGCTAAGTCCCTTGACTTTATAGTCGACACGGCATCTGGTGATCACCCATTTGATCCATACATGTCACAGTTAAAGATTGGTGGTGTTCTTGCTCTTGCGGGATTCCCAGGTGAAGTCAAGTTCAGCCCTGCAAATCTAAATATTG GAATGAGAACTGTTTCTGGTAGCATAGCCGTGGGTACAAAAGTGACACAAGAAATGATAGACTTCTGTGCTACTCGTAAAGTTTATCCAATGATAGAAGTAATTCCAATTGAGTATGCAAACAAAGCTATAGAGAGGGTACTGAAGAGAGATGTGAAGTACCGATTTATGATTGATATTGAGAAATCCCTTAAATGA